In a genomic window of Virgibacillus sp. SK37:
- a CDS encoding competence protein ComK: MTLALIASRDRKENRTTQVVEEDTEYLVQAHTSRLIDQSCKYFGSSLKGRQEGTREICGITYKAPITINPSSGMYFFPTNSPSNSNCCWIAHSHIDQVNQVQTSGTEIIFKNGKKIFINTSYGIILNQIQRTAQYRYLLDKRLQFLQRHHADRVAESPFP, translated from the coding sequence ATGACATTAGCGCTAATTGCGTCGCGGGATAGGAAAGAAAACCGTACTACCCAAGTGGTTGAGGAAGATACGGAATATCTTGTACAAGCACATACAAGCAGACTTATAGACCAGTCTTGCAAGTACTTTGGAAGCAGTCTTAAAGGTCGCCAGGAAGGGACACGGGAGATTTGCGGAATTACCTACAAGGCCCCAATCACAATTAATCCCTCGAGCGGGATGTATTTCTTTCCAACTAATTCCCCCTCAAATTCAAATTGTTGCTGGATTGCCCATTCCCATATCGATCAGGTAAACCAAGTCCAAACCTCCGGTACAGAAATTATCTTCAAAAATGGTAAAAAGATCTTTATTAATACCTCCTATGGAATTATCCTTAATCAGATTCAACGGACTGCTCAATACCGGTACTTACTGGATAAGCGGCTGCAGTTTTTGCAGAGACATCATGCAGATCGTGTTGCTGAATCGCCTTTTCCATAA